The Nostoc sp. PCC 7524 nucleotide sequence TTTGAAAATTTTCGTAGAACAGAAGGAAATGAAAACTTCCTCTATAAAGAAGCTACACTCAATCCTACTAATTTAAGAGATAAAGCTGATGATTTTGAGACTCAACTGGTAGAGCGTTTTCGTAGAGAAAGCCAGACAAAAGAAATTGTAGGCTTGCGCTCACTACCTGAAGGTGAAGTATTTTATATTGCAAGACCACTAGCAATTACTAAACAAAGTTGTCTGCGATGTCATTCTACACCAGAACTAGCTCCTAAGAGCCAATTGACAACCTATGGTACACAAAACGGTTTTGGATGGAAACTCAACGAAATCGTGGCGGCGCAAATCATTTCTGTCCCTTCTAAAAAGATTTTTACTCATGTCCAGAGTAGTTGGTCATTGATTATGGGACTGTTAATTGCTATTTTTGCGATCGTTTTGTTTATAATTAACTTTTTAATCAAAAAAACTGTCATTCAGCGAATTAAAAATATAGAAAAAATTGCTCAAAAGGTTAGCACTGGTGATATGAGTGCTGATTTCGATGAAAACTCCAAAGATGAAATTGGTGGTTTAGCAGCAGCATTCAATCGGATGAAATCTAGCTTGAAAATAGCGATGGATATGTTAAATAGTCAATAGGCAATAGGTAATAGGTAATAGGTAATAGGTAATAGGTAATAGGTAATAGGCAATAGTTTTTATTTCTTCTCCCCTGCTCCTCTGCTCCTTTGCTCACCATTTCATACTCTCTGATTCAAGTTAAGAATTTTTGTTGGAATTGCAAAGCTTTTTGAGGTTCTGGAATGTCGGCAGCTAAAGTTTTGACAAATTCTGGACGGGAAATTTGTCCATTAGTGGATTTGATAGCTTTTTGAACCAGAAAAACACCCATTGGCCCAATTATATTTACTAATTCTCGCTCACACTCACGGATAAAACTATCACTGATTGTTGAGTTGATTGTGGGAGGAGTGATACTTGGTGAAGGTTGCAAGGAAGTTTCTGACTGACTAGGGGATTCTTCTTGTAGCAACAACATCGCTTGTTGTTGAAACCCAAGGCGTTGATTTTCTGGTAGATGTAGGGACAAATTATCTATAAGTTCTTGGTAATTGGGTGCTGATGCGGCCCGTCGTAATAATGTCGTGGCTACGGGGCCAACTAATTCTAACAGCATTTTCTCCAGGCGATCGCTCTTAGCTGGCGGCAGAATAGAACCAGTTTGATTGCTAGTTGCTTGTTGTTCGGATACGGAAATTGGGGGCTGTGATGTTAATAATGATGGAGTTTGAAATAATTGAGTTTTGATTTCAGGACAAACATTCTGCTCAAGTGCTTCTAAGACTTGTGTGGCTGACTGGTAACGCTGTTTGAAATTGTTTAGCACCATCTTCGATATGATAGCTGCCAACGCTGGATTCACTGTTGCCCGATGTTGCCAGAGAATTTCTCCTGTGTGGGGGTCTTCTTCAAATTCTCTGGGGTGCAATCCTGTGAGTGCTTGGATACAAACCACACCCAAAGAATAAATATCACTATTGGAGTGCGGTTTACCGCGCCCCTGTTCTATAGACATATATCCTGGTGTACCAATTGCCACAGTCATCTGGGTTTGTCCAGGGGATGTAATCATTTGTGTGTGGACTTGTTTGACTGCGCCAAAGTCAATCAGCACCAAGTTACTATCATGTAACCGCCTGATAATATTTTCCGGCTTAATGTCTCGATGGATAACTTTGTGGTGATGAATAAATTTGAGGATATTTAATAGCTGCTGCAAAAGAAAGATAACTCGATCCTCTGTCCATTTCTGACCGGATATCATTTCAGCCCTGAGAGAATGCCCCTCAATATACTCTTGCACCAAAAAGAACTCTTGGTGTTCTTCAAAGTATGCCAAAAGCCGGGGAATTTGCTCGTGATAACCAAGTTGTTCGAGAGTTTCGGCTTCACTGGTGAATAATCTTCTGGCAGTTTCCAGAAATTCGGGGTTATGAGTCACAGGCCGAAATTGCTTGACAACACATCTGGGAGACCCTGGACGTTGAATGTCTAGCGCAATGTATGTTTGACCGAATCCTCCTCCCCCTAGGATTTGGAGGACTTGATACCGCCCAGCTAGTAAGTTTCCTAACATCGTATGATTTGTCTAAGTCCTCACCTATCATATTGACATAATCACCAATATAAAGGGCTGGGAGTGGGGAGTAGCAGGGGTGCAGAGTGACTACAAAAAAGTCTGGGGAACTGGTGAAAGTATTGACCGTCTATGGGGAAAGTAAAAGTGAAGAGTTAAGAGTAAACTGTTATGACTGATTAATTCATAACTCTGCCAAAAAGCTTTACTTGCTCCCGTATGCTTACCCTTTTCATTCTGGGGTATCGTGGTTAACAATGGGTTGAACGTTTTTCCAAAGATTCAATCTTATGCCGAGAACTCCGAATGAATACGCAGTCTACCTTTTACTAGAAAGTGGCCATCGTGAAGAAGTGAGGTTTCCCACTATTCAAGAATTTCAAAAATGGTATAGTGGGGAACTTGTACCCAAGTCTGCTTCTAGTGATTTTATCAGTGTGCCGATCAAGAATATTCAAGGGGAGTATATGGTGGTGCGTCCATCTCGGATTGTAGCTATCCGGGTAGAACCAGTGTTTAGTTCTAGTGTTGAAAGATAGATTCAACTAAATGATGAAAAAAACCCTTGCTTTGCTTTCCTTGAGTCTGGGAATTGCCTTTATAAACTCAATCGCTGTTGCTCAGGTAATCATTAATGTCCCGTCGCCCAATTCCCCAAGTCCTGAATTACAACCGCCACTCAAGCCAAGCACTCCTGAGAATGAGCCACCACTCAAATTAGTGAATATTGGCAATTGTACTGCTCAAAGTGCTTGCTTGGGTTGGGATGAGCAAATTTTTGGTGGCAGGGGTAA carries:
- a CDS encoding c-type heme family protein, which codes for MLNNLKIGSKFNLLLMVVFIFSICLSGTILSSVLQQRAKNEVSSQALILIQTLNSVRSYTQDRITPLLSSQLETATAFIPETIPSFSATEVFENFRRTEGNENFLYKEATLNPTNLRDKADDFETQLVERFRRESQTKEIVGLRSLPEGEVFYIARPLAITKQSCLRCHSTPELAPKSQLTTYGTQNGFGWKLNEIVAAQIISVPSKKIFTHVQSSWSLIMGLLIAIFAIVLFIINFLIKKTVIQRIKNIEKIAQKVSTGDMSADFDENSKDEIGGLAAAFNRMKSSLKIAMDMLNSQ
- a CDS encoding serine/threonine-protein kinase, with product MLGNLLAGRYQVLQILGGGGFGQTYIALDIQRPGSPRCVVKQFRPVTHNPEFLETARRLFTSEAETLEQLGYHEQIPRLLAYFEEHQEFFLVQEYIEGHSLRAEMISGQKWTEDRVIFLLQQLLNILKFIHHHKVIHRDIKPENIIRRLHDSNLVLIDFGAVKQVHTQMITSPGQTQMTVAIGTPGYMSIEQGRGKPHSNSDIYSLGVVCIQALTGLHPREFEEDPHTGEILWQHRATVNPALAAIISKMVLNNFKQRYQSATQVLEALEQNVCPEIKTQLFQTPSLLTSQPPISVSEQQATSNQTGSILPPAKSDRLEKMLLELVGPVATTLLRRAASAPNYQELIDNLSLHLPENQRLGFQQQAMLLLQEESPSQSETSLQPSPSITPPTINSTISDSFIRECERELVNIIGPMGVFLVQKAIKSTNGQISRPEFVKTLAADIPEPQKALQFQQKFLT